One stretch of Romeriopsis navalis LEGE 11480 DNA includes these proteins:
- a CDS encoding CocE/NonD family hydrolase, giving the protein MFQVCSPQLVSMQTRDGVRLDADVYYPDIDGTFPVLLMRQPYGRAIASTVVYAHPAWYAAHGYIVVIQDVRGRGSSAGEFRLFETEIADGADTIDWAANLPGSDGHVGMYGFSYQGMTQLYAAAAQPSALKTICPAMIGYDLYADWAYEGGAFCWQTNLAWAVQLAAETARRSGDESTFLKLAAAAKSLPLADAVPVDADLLRSLAADSFYHDWLNRPADDDYWQRLSPKTYAAVLADLPMLHIGGWFDTFARGTLNLYQAMAAASPHPQHLIMGPWTHLPWGRRAGDLDFGTAAVNPCDRLQVQWFDYWLKGIANGVADAPAVRLFEMGSQDWLVSETWPLATPQQFYLHPTGLTSMTCGVLSPDLPAAIVPQSDRLVHDPWRPVPAVGGHATYPAGPIERSSVDDRSDVLTYTTEPLIERLQIVGAAELALYCAADAASWDICVVLSDVHPNGRAYSFAQGYQRVNQTDALPLVVKLQPTCIVLPKGHCLRVSLSAASFPAYPVNPGNGDRPETAQRIAQQIITLSINGTAITPSSLVFTGDLAAG; this is encoded by the coding sequence ATGTTTCAGGTTTGTTCCCCACAGTTGGTGTCCATGCAGACCCGGGATGGGGTGCGCCTTGACGCCGATGTGTATTATCCGGATATTGATGGCACCTTTCCGGTGTTGTTGATGCGACAGCCCTATGGCCGGGCGATCGCCTCAACTGTGGTGTACGCCCATCCGGCTTGGTATGCGGCCCACGGTTATATTGTGGTGATTCAGGATGTCCGGGGCCGCGGCAGTTCTGCGGGTGAATTTCGGTTGTTTGAAACAGAAATTGCGGATGGTGCGGACACGATCGACTGGGCGGCGAACTTGCCTGGCAGCGATGGCCATGTGGGCATGTATGGATTTTCCTATCAAGGGATGACCCAGCTATATGCGGCGGCGGCACAACCATCGGCATTGAAAACTATTTGTCCAGCGATGATTGGCTACGATCTGTATGCGGACTGGGCCTATGAGGGTGGGGCATTTTGCTGGCAGACGAATCTCGCTTGGGCAGTGCAGCTTGCCGCGGAGACGGCACGTCGATCAGGCGATGAATCCACCTTTTTAAAATTAGCGGCGGCGGCAAAGTCTTTGCCATTGGCCGATGCGGTTCCGGTTGATGCCGACTTGCTCCGATCACTGGCCGCCGACTCGTTCTATCATGACTGGTTAAATCGTCCCGCTGACGATGACTACTGGCAGCGACTCTCTCCAAAGACCTATGCCGCAGTGCTGGCGGATTTACCAATGCTTCACATTGGTGGCTGGTTTGATACCTTTGCGCGTGGAACGCTGAATCTCTATCAGGCAATGGCGGCTGCAAGTCCGCACCCACAGCATTTAATTATGGGGCCTTGGACGCATTTGCCTTGGGGCCGTCGGGCCGGGGATTTAGATTTTGGGACAGCTGCCGTGAATCCCTGCGATCGATTACAGGTGCAGTGGTTTGACTATTGGCTGAAAGGCATCGCGAATGGTGTGGCCGATGCGCCAGCAGTCCGCCTGTTTGAGATGGGCAGTCAAGATTGGCTGGTCTCGGAAACTTGGCCATTGGCAACGCCACAGCAGTTTTATCTCCATCCCACGGGGTTAACGTCGATGACGTGTGGTGTTTTGTCCCCGGACTTGCCCGCGGCGATCGTGCCGCAGTCGGATCGGTTAGTGCATGATCCGTGGCGGCCCGTCCCTGCAGTCGGGGGACATGCGACTTATCCAGCGGGACCGATTGAACGATCGAGCGTAGACGATCGGAGTGATGTCCTGACTTACACAACTGAGCCACTGATAGAACGCTTGCAAATTGTGGGTGCGGCGGAATTGGCACTCTATTGTGCGGCGGATGCGGCGAGCTGGGATATCTGTGTGGTTCTGAGTGATGTGCATCCGAATGGCCGGGCCTATAGCTTTGCCCAAGGTTATCAGCGGGTCAATCAGACGGATGCATTGCCACTGGTCGTGAAGTTGCAACCGACTTGTATCGTTCTACCCAAAGGCCATTGTTTGCGTGTTAGTCTGAGTGCCGCAAGTTTTCCCGCTTATCCGGTGAATCCGGGCAACGGTGATCGGCCGGAGACGGCGCAGCGAATTGCGCAACAGATTATTACCTTATCGATCAATGGGACGGCGATCACGCCATCGTCGTTGGTCTTTACCGGTGACTTGGCGGCTGGGTGA
- a CDS encoding FG-GAP repeat domain-containing protein, with protein sequence MLNLKPFGASEFDFNGDRRADFIDTVAGEPNVFVQADSGIFRARALSAPSPDPGWNLVGVGDFDGDGTNDDLYWRHRLSSKTAIDLVDAGQVGDGTTDIFWRYIGDDAASEIWFMKNGEIAESLPLPIVPQSWASQIADFNSDGKADIFWQDSATGQLEVWLLDGATLLDLQRIELPGSRGDLKLVDINGDGRTDVFDRERFTGRSRVWFWGESGLQDAATPVELPATAPDGAFNFGDFNGDQRADILFRGPAANTAELFIGNADGKFDTAILTGLENRYFERIQDFDGDGKTDLMVTNFLSRDTQLLLLDGPVVRETKLSGRVIEPVAVPLDSVAPSPSAATPIAIPGFDNRISGPSVEVASLTPPAAQIPLSVLIPSPKQVLDLVVSQAM encoded by the coding sequence ATGCTGAATCTAAAACCGTTTGGGGCCTCAGAATTCGATTTCAATGGCGATCGGCGCGCCGATTTCATTGATACTGTGGCGGGGGAACCGAACGTATTTGTGCAGGCGGATAGTGGGATTTTTCGCGCTCGGGCCTTGTCGGCACCTTCGCCTGATCCCGGTTGGAATTTGGTTGGGGTGGGTGACTTTGACGGTGACGGCACGAATGATGACCTGTACTGGCGGCATCGCTTGTCGAGTAAGACAGCCATTGATCTGGTGGACGCGGGACAAGTTGGTGATGGTACGACGGATATTTTCTGGCGCTATATTGGCGATGATGCCGCTTCCGAGATTTGGTTTATGAAAAATGGTGAGATTGCCGAATCCTTACCATTGCCGATCGTGCCGCAAAGTTGGGCGTCACAAATTGCCGATTTTAACTCCGACGGTAAAGCCGATATCTTTTGGCAGGATTCGGCGACTGGGCAATTAGAAGTTTGGCTGCTCGATGGTGCGACACTGCTTGATCTCCAAAGAATCGAGTTGCCGGGCAGTCGTGGCGATTTGAAGTTGGTCGATATTAATGGCGATGGTCGTACGGATGTGTTCGATCGGGAGCGATTCACGGGCCGTAGCCGGGTGTGGTTTTGGGGTGAGTCCGGACTACAGGATGCCGCAACGCCGGTCGAATTGCCCGCAACGGCACCTGATGGGGCCTTTAACTTTGGGGATTTTAACGGTGATCAGCGGGCGGATATTTTGTTCCGTGGACCCGCGGCGAATACGGCGGAGCTGTTCATTGGCAATGCTGATGGCAAGTTTGACACAGCCATATTGACGGGACTGGAGAATCGTTATTTTGAACGGATTCAGGATTTTGACGGAGATGGCAAAACCGATCTGATGGTGACGAATTTTCTATCACGTGACACGCAGTTGCTGCTGTTAGATGGTCCGGTCGTGCGTGAGACGAAATTGTCGGGTCGTGTGATTGAGCCGGTGGCGGTTCCCCTGGATTCTGTAGCGCCATCACCTAGTGCGGCTACGCCAATTGCGATACCCGGATTCGATAATCGAATTTCTGGCCCGAGTGTGGAAGTGGCCAGTCTGACTCCACCCGCAGCGCAAATTCCCTTAAGTGTCTTGATCCCGTCTCCCAAGCAGGTGTTGGATTTGGTGGTCAGTCAGGCCATGTAA
- a CDS encoding BamA/OMP85 family outer membrane protein, with the protein MRLPLAAACSLGALTVCHSAPPAQAATAKTAPTADQNWVIQTESPTLANTVTTTPPEMLTQPESMALPESTPQALAARLPASPASITETPATPITSPTNYGAAALTTTPRRLTATPSPTTTPSSTTAKQATPPPPSAAITISEPTAQIVAQQSTPKPSEKLVRPKSAIAPPSQPVDPPADAVKPSRLNLPNFVIETNPVSQTPTTPVTSPSENIAPPIANDNTNNIAPAIKPTTPTPTGQNSSLAADLAVQVLDVKITGVDPEIQKILRDRLATRPGRQSSLNQINQDIATMLSTELIGSASFTTAISDNGISVTFQATPVTVQNIQLRNAKVLTTAVASEIFKDQLGQAIQPSKLDQGVRAINQWYLDNGYSLSRAIDVEPNRNGSLKLTVKEGTIDELKIRFVDEFGRTVDDDGKAIQGKTKESFIRREIKSKQGDIFQVSRIQADLKNLYQTGLFINAGVTLEGDADKTSVVYNIAEGANRQANIGGGFSSDTGIFGSATYNDQNLGGTGNQIGGRILLGSKDLQFNGKFTRPFRDSDPSRWGYSINAFRERGISRVFDDDILLANGDQVREGKIGAGIGLTKSLGNNWNGTIDLGYTRTSQRDGSGNVVQFDNAGNPLSLSGRGIDDQVTLGFTAGFDQVDNPSNPKSGSRLQLSTEQGLPIGTGSSAANKLSANFTQYVPVNIFNKNQQNRDTQEVFAFNVQGGTTIGALAPYKAFTLGGVDSVRGYGQGELGIGRSYIQASAEYRFPLISSLGGTVFADFASDLGSASLVPGAPGQDRNRPGSGFGVGAGIRYNSPLGILRADWGFTDSGTNRVQFTIGEKF; encoded by the coding sequence ATGCGACTTCCTCTTGCTGCGGCCTGTAGTCTCGGCGCACTCACCGTTTGTCATTCTGCACCACCCGCCCAAGCCGCCACGGCCAAAACGGCCCCCACAGCTGATCAAAATTGGGTGATTCAAACCGAATCACCGACACTGGCCAACACTGTCACCACCACGCCACCCGAAATGCTGACGCAGCCCGAATCAATGGCGCTGCCTGAGTCTACGCCGCAAGCCCTTGCCGCACGTTTACCCGCAAGTCCGGCCTCAATTACCGAAACACCCGCCACGCCAATTACATCGCCGACGAATTATGGCGCAGCGGCGCTCACAACCACACCCCGACGGCTCACTGCAACACCCAGTCCAACAACAACACCCAGTTCAACTACGGCAAAGCAAGCAACGCCGCCACCACCTTCAGCCGCCATCACAATCAGCGAACCAACTGCACAGATTGTGGCGCAGCAGTCCACACCAAAGCCCAGCGAAAAATTAGTGCGGCCCAAGTCGGCCATTGCCCCACCGAGCCAACCAGTTGACCCACCGGCTGATGCCGTCAAACCATCGCGGCTGAATCTACCCAATTTCGTAATTGAGACAAATCCGGTCAGTCAAACGCCAACAACGCCAGTCACGTCGCCATCAGAAAATATCGCACCACCAATTGCGAATGACAACACTAACAACATCGCTCCAGCGATTAAGCCAACCACACCAACACCAACCGGACAAAACTCCAGTCTTGCCGCCGATCTAGCCGTGCAAGTGCTTGACGTGAAGATTACCGGGGTTGATCCTGAGATTCAAAAAATTCTGCGCGATCGTTTAGCCACACGTCCCGGTCGTCAAAGTAGCCTCAACCAAATCAACCAAGATATTGCGACGATGCTCAGCACTGAGTTGATTGGCAGTGCCAGTTTTACCACAGCGATTTCGGACAACGGCATTAGCGTTACATTCCAAGCCACACCGGTAACCGTTCAAAACATCCAATTGCGTAACGCCAAAGTATTGACTACAGCAGTCGCGAGCGAAATCTTCAAAGATCAACTGGGGCAAGCTATTCAGCCGAGTAAACTCGATCAAGGTGTCCGAGCAATCAACCAATGGTATCTCGATAATGGCTATAGCCTTTCACGGGCGATCGATGTTGAACCGAATCGCAATGGCTCACTGAAATTAACGGTGAAAGAAGGAACGATCGATGAATTGAAGATTCGTTTCGTCGATGAATTTGGGCGCACCGTTGATGACGACGGCAAAGCAATTCAGGGGAAAACCAAAGAAAGCTTTATCCGCCGAGAAATCAAGTCCAAGCAAGGTGACATCTTCCAAGTTAGTCGGATTCAGGCCGATCTCAAAAATCTGTATCAAACGGGTCTATTTATCAATGCGGGCGTCACGCTTGAAGGTGACGCAGACAAGACCAGCGTCGTTTATAACATCGCCGAAGGCGCGAACCGGCAGGCCAATATTGGCGGCGGCTTCAGCAGTGACACTGGCATCTTTGGCTCCGCCACCTATAACGACCAAAATCTCGGTGGTACAGGCAACCAAATCGGGGGACGGATTCTGCTCGGTTCCAAGGATTTGCAATTTAACGGCAAATTTACCCGCCCTTTCCGGGATAGCGATCCAAGTCGTTGGGGCTACAGTATCAACGCTTTCCGCGAACGGGGCATTTCCCGCGTCTTCGATGACGACATTCTCTTAGCGAACGGCGATCAAGTGCGCGAAGGCAAAATTGGGGCCGGAATTGGCCTGACCAAGTCCCTCGGCAACAACTGGAATGGGACGATCGACCTCGGCTACACTCGCACCAGCCAGCGCGATGGCAGCGGCAATGTCGTGCAATTTGACAACGCCGGCAACCCCTTATCCCTGAGTGGTCGGGGCATTGATGACCAAGTGACCCTCGGCTTTACCGCCGGGTTTGACCAAGTTGATAATCCCAGCAATCCCAAATCTGGGTCAAGATTACAACTGAGCACTGAGCAAGGTTTACCGATCGGCACTGGCAGTTCCGCCGCCAACAAGCTCTCGGCCAATTTTACCCAATACGTGCCGGTTAATATCTTTAATAAGAACCAGCAAAATCGCGACACACAAGAAGTATTTGCCTTTAATGTCCAAGGCGGCACGACGATCGGGGCCTTGGCTCCCTACAAAGCCTTTACGCTCGGCGGTGTCGACTCCGTGCGCGGCTATGGTCAAGGGGAATTAGGCATTGGTCGCAGCTATATCCAAGCCAGCGCCGAATATCGTTTTCCGCTGATTTCTTCTCTGGGTGGAACTGTGTTTGCGGACTTCGCCAGTGACCTCGGTTCGGCTTCTCTCGTCCCTGGTGCCCCCGGCCAAGATCGCAACCGTCCGGGGAGTGGCTTCGGCGTTGGTGCCGGCATTCGCTACAACTCTCCCCTCGGCATCCTCCGCGCTGATTGGGGCTTCACCGATAGCGGCACAAATCGCGTCCAGTTCACGATCGGTGAAAAATTCTAG
- a CDS encoding exopolyphosphatase, with translation MQLLTREKYRLVTRSDFDGLVCAVLLKDRDIIDDIKFVHPKDMQDGKIAISDRDITTNLPYVPGVHLAFDHHSSEVTRNDESLENHVIHPDAPSAARVVYDYFGGRAAFPTIAEEMMAAVDKGDAAQFSLDEILHPQGWELLNFLMDARTGLGRFRNFRISNYQLMMELIDYCKNHSIEEILALPDVKERVDLYFEQAAAFSEQLKRCTQVRDNLVIVDLREEETIFAGNRFMVYALFPGCNISIHALWGLNKQNTVYAVGKSIVNRSSNTNIGELMLEYGGGGHANAGTCQVDNVLATEVLETLAARINADG, from the coding sequence ATGCAACTATTAACTCGGGAAAAGTATCGCCTAGTGACTCGGAGTGACTTTGACGGACTAGTTTGTGCCGTTTTACTCAAAGACCGAGACATTATTGATGACATTAAGTTTGTCCATCCTAAGGACATGCAGGATGGCAAAATTGCGATTAGCGATCGTGATATCACCACGAATTTGCCCTACGTTCCAGGCGTTCACCTCGCATTTGATCATCATTCCAGTGAAGTAACCCGGAATGATGAAAGTTTAGAGAATCATGTGATTCATCCAGATGCCCCTTCAGCCGCCCGTGTGGTCTATGACTACTTTGGCGGACGTGCAGCCTTCCCGACGATCGCCGAAGAGATGATGGCGGCAGTTGACAAAGGCGATGCCGCCCAGTTTAGCTTGGATGAGATTCTGCATCCCCAGGGTTGGGAATTATTGAATTTCTTGATGGATGCCCGCACGGGGTTGGGCCGTTTCCGCAATTTCCGCATCTCCAACTATCAGTTGATGATGGAGCTGATTGATTACTGTAAGAATCACTCGATTGAAGAGATTTTGGCGCTGCCGGATGTCAAAGAGCGGGTGGACTTGTACTTTGAGCAAGCGGCGGCATTTAGTGAGCAGCTCAAGCGCTGTACGCAAGTGCGAGACAATTTGGTAATTGTCGATCTGCGTGAAGAAGAGACCATCTTTGCGGGCAATCGGTTTATGGTTTATGCCCTATTCCCCGGTTGCAATATCTCAATTCACGCACTGTGGGGCTTAAATAAGCAGAATACGGTCTATGCCGTAGGTAAATCGATCGTCAATCGCAGCTCGAATACCAATATCGGTGAGTTGATGCTGGAGTACGGTGGTGGCGGTCACGCCAATGCTGGGACTTGCCAGGTCGATAATGTATTGGCAACAGAAGTGCTCGAAACCTTGGCTGCACGGATTAATGCCGACGGTTAG
- a CDS encoding pyridoxamine 5'-phosphate oxidase family protein, producing the protein MTETVPSNQTQITAATVTNCWIATAEGNVIEQFQQVHNILQQNRFCTLATCSTDGLPWASPLLYGYDSQLTIYWSSAIVSRHSDYITQNHGRSAITIYDSTAQPGKIAGLFLSGQTRIVPDDQTAMAMEYLFARVKTRPDRTAADYCNDSPRRFYQFEPSEIWITGERVPHGKQLIDTKIQLDRKPLIAYLTKLSAATA; encoded by the coding sequence ATGACCGAGACAGTCCCAAGCAATCAAACCCAGATCACCGCGGCCACCGTGACCAACTGCTGGATCGCCACCGCTGAGGGTAACGTGATCGAGCAGTTCCAGCAGGTTCACAACATCTTGCAGCAGAATCGGTTTTGCACCTTGGCGACTTGCTCCACCGACGGGTTGCCTTGGGCTTCCCCATTGCTCTACGGTTACGACAGCCAGCTCACAATCTATTGGTCATCGGCGATCGTTTCCCGGCATTCGGACTACATCACCCAAAACCACGGACGCAGTGCCATCACCATTTATGATTCCACGGCACAACCCGGCAAGATTGCGGGCTTATTTCTGAGCGGGCAAACGCGGATCGTACCCGACGACCAAACCGCAATGGCCATGGAATATTTATTTGCTCGAGTTAAGACCCGCCCCGATCGCACCGCTGCTGATTATTGCAATGACTCCCCACGACGCTTCTACCAGTTTGAACCGAGCGAGATTTGGATTACCGGCGAGCGGGTGCCGCATGGCAAGCAACTGATCGATACGAAAATTCAGCTCGATCGGAAGCCGCTGATTGCATACTTAACGAAATTGTCCGCCGCCACAGCTTAA
- a CDS encoding DUF2237 family protein: MNDSQNISSRPKNIFGTELQCCCTAPRTGFYRDGFCQTGPQDYGSHTVCAEVTAEFLEFSRSRGNDLSTPIPAYEFPGLKPGDKWCLCVSRWKEAYDAGVAPAIVLEACHEKALEVVTREQLEQHRLA; this comes from the coding sequence ATGAATGACAGTCAAAATATCAGCAGTCGCCCCAAAAATATTTTCGGAACCGAACTGCAATGTTGCTGTACCGCCCCAAGAACCGGCTTTTACCGCGATGGATTTTGCCAAACCGGCCCCCAGGATTATGGCAGTCACACAGTCTGTGCTGAAGTTACTGCCGAATTTCTCGAATTTAGTCGATCGCGTGGTAATGACTTAAGCACACCGATTCCAGCCTACGAATTTCCTGGCTTAAAACCGGGCGATAAATGGTGTCTGTGCGTTTCGCGTTGGAAAGAGGCCTATGATGCCGGTGTGGCTCCCGCGATTGTCCTGGAGGCTTGCCACGAAAAGGCCCTTGAAGTCGTTACGCGAGAGCAGTTAGAGCAGCACCGTTTAGCGTAG